One part of the Vicia villosa cultivar HV-30 ecotype Madison, WI linkage group LG6, Vvil1.0, whole genome shotgun sequence genome encodes these proteins:
- the LOC131611466 gene encoding uncharacterized protein LOC131611466 → MTSNHGSIWVTLIQALASSLCEQQQQQVSVRCLKTNSRFFLSISFSLLFNSIAIITYATSYVSGNFSNRNYVHNSNDIFESKSWIDLPTARRLLPVLMLRYNQRLMEIWRVKEKRLTCGEDVEDSSMEARRWEPSLKAASKQGMKAFPLPPSFVFCNLEVTEHWLPSPLLCNYGTF, encoded by the exons ATGACGAGCAACCATGGCTCGATCTGGGTTACTCTCATTCAAGCTCTCGCGAGTTCTCTTtgtgaacaacaacaacagcaagtTTCGGTTCGATGCTTGAAGACAAACTCAAGGTTTTTCCTTTCAATTTCGTTTTCACTCTTGTTTAACAGTATAGCAATAATAACTTATGCTACTTCATATGTTTCTGGAAATTTTTCTAACAGGAACTATGTTCATAACAGCAACGATATTTTTGAGAGTAAGAGTTGGATTGACTTACCTACGGCAAGGAGACTTTTGCCGGTTTTGATGTTGAG GTACAATCAACGGTTAATGGAAATATGGAGAGTGAAAGAAAAGAGGCTTACCTGCGGCGAAGATGTTGAAGATTCATCTATGGAGGCTCGAAGATGGGAGCCATCGTTGAAGGCTGCTAGCAAGCAAGGTATGAAGGCCTTCCCTCTTCCTCCTTCTTTTGTATTTTGTAACTTAGAAGTTACAGAACATTGGCTGCCTTCTCCCCTCCTTTGTAACTATGGAActttttga